In Hyperolius riggenbachi isolate aHypRig1 chromosome 1, aHypRig1.pri, whole genome shotgun sequence, the genomic window gaagtgacatcacttccgcatatagagcgtggtGTGTCCGTGCACCAGCTCTTATTGgttgggtcgcccgctgatcaagGTCTGACAcgctgctggctgcaaggtgggtgcggcggcggctagaggggggctcctgttactcactaccattgggggtccctgtcactcactatctaaatgggagtccatgtcactcactaccattgggggtccctgtcactatctaaatgggggtccctgtcactcactaccattgggggtccctgtcactcactaccattggggttccctgtcactcactatctaaatggggatccctgtcactaccattgggggtccctgtcactcactatctaaatggaggtccctgtcactcactaccattgggggtccctgtcactatctaaatgggggtacctgtcactcactaccattgggggtccctgtcactcactaccattgggggtccctgtcactcactacaattgggggtccctgtcactcactaccattatgggtccctgtcactcactatctaaatgggggtccctgtcactcactaccattgggggtccctgtcactatccaaatgggggtccctgtcactcactaccattgggggtccctgtcactcactaccattgggggtccctgtcactatctaaatggggctccctgtcactcactaccgttgggggtccctgtcactacctaaacgtgggtccctgtcactcactatcattgggggtccctgtcactcactatctaaatggggggtccctgtcactcactaccattgggggtccctgtcactcactacctaaatgtgggtccctgtcactcactaccattgggggtccctgtcactcactaccattgggggtccctgtcactcacaacctaaatgggggtccctgtcactcacaacctaaacaggggtccctgtcactcacaacctaaacgggggtccctgtcactcacaacctaaacgggggtccctgtcactcaatacttaaatggggggccctgtcactacctaacttggggtccctgtcactcactacctaaatgggggtccctgtcactcactacctaaatgggggtccctgacactcactacctaaatggggtccctttcactcactacttaaatgggggtccctgtcacttcctaacctgggggattcCTGTCACTTccgaacctggggggctcctggcgctacctaaactggggggctcctggtgctacctaaactgggggacacctgtcactacctaaactatccaggccagccagcccagcatcaccaccagccaaccagcccagaatcactgtcaaaaaggccacagcatcaccaccagtcaggccagcatttacttcaactagccaagcacagcatcaccgccagccaacccagccaaagCATCACTGCCagacagcccagccacagcatcaccgcaaggcctttcagcccacacatcatacttaatccagccaaaaacagtattgccaggcacagcagccagtagaggagaatttagaagccaggtgagaggtatctaccatattaagggggcattctgcctatttatgtgaaatgctgcctatttatgtgcctcatgactgctaaaTTTGTGttgtgggggcctcctgatttgttgggggcctcatgattgctgaatttgtctagttgggggcatcatgattgctgaatttgtcttgttgggggcctcaagattgctgaatttgtcttgttgggggcctcatgtttgctaaatttgtcttgttgggggtcacatgattgctaactgtgagactatgggaaaagctgaatcatcatcatgagacaatagcattaaacctacctttttagctttttaaaaccgaaATTAAAACTGGGAGGTActaaaaacaaaatacatttttcaggagtaggatggatgaaattattgtttatcttcacagtttattttcaacttggattttccataatgttcatgtatgagttaaaacatttctatttagtttaaattgctgttgccactttgcgatagataagtgacttttgggttgcagtttgggcactcggcctccaaaaggttcgccaccactgtcctaatctaatgtcccacattgctaaattcatgtaaatttgtcttcacccgtggccacacccattttgtccatggccacacccattttccggcgCGGCACCGCACTGCCTCCCCGATACCTTTGGCgcacctttttgcccccccctccctggaaaatttttctgcggacgcccttgcctacaacatcatcttgctgcacatggagtcactgtgcatcgttcaaccattcggcgcactttacacaaggagatgctgcatgagaaagagatgctgtatgcgaagcgtttagaggctttaatttctgcaaaaggagggtctactaaatattgatttaatttatttttcatttatttatgcacctgtctaattatgtttaaacaattattgcacactttctggaaatccaataaacttcatttcacttctcaaatatcactgtgtgtctcctatatgatatatttaactgacatttttttatcgtaacaaccaacgatttatacaggaaaatcatgacgattaacaaggttgcccaaactttcgcatcccactgtatgtgcagagctaaaacgctgcatcgccgtggcagaacgagggctttataccccctaaatcccggggcaaaattccacaacttGCCAGGTCAtgaattttgctgcccggggagacagagctttgcgctgtagctctgcctctactagagTCAATCtccgcacggatctccgcctctccccgcccctctcagtgaaagattgagaggggcggggagagacagcgatcggtggagattgactccagtagaggcagagctacagtacaAAGCTCTGCACTCCACgatttttgccccagggatttgggggggggggggggtataaagcccttgtTCTGCCACAGGAATTCAGCGTTTTAGCACTGCTCATATTCCTTAACATAAATAACAGGTAAAACACGTATTTAAATTGGCTTGAGACTCTCTTTAAATTGCCCTTAATACAATGCTAGAGTACTCAATACGCAGACATTTCTAGACCAATgtgattattaataataataataataatattaataacaacAATAAAGTGCTAGATAGTGTTCTAAAATCGTCACACACACTTAATATAGGTCTGGCGCTAGCAATGCAAACAAGGATTGAACATATCCATCATTTTGACTCCTACAATTAGGCATTCTTGCTTGCAATATTGGCTGAACTTGTAGCTAGCGAATTAGTCCAGATAGTGGATCTCACTTTAAATTATAAACCTCAATGGCACAAACAGGCAGGTTAGGCCTTAGTAAAATTCCATTTGGACAAAGGGTGCTCCACAAATAAGACAAGCACAGCATCCAGTGCTATCTTCAAGTTTTCCTCCTCCAATACCAGTTCCCCACAGAAAAATTATTTGCTTAGAAACACATGAACTGTTGGAAAAAAATTCCGAGATGTCAATGTAAATCAGTATTCTGAGATTAAGTTAAGGTGTCTCCACTAGAAAAGGAAGGAAGTAAAATTATACATATTAGCTGTACCTTTATTTActtcattgtctgctgttgttgaatAAACTTCTCCATCTGTTGCATCTACGCTGGTAGAGGTTGCAGCCTTAGAGGGAGTAGGAGTAGCCTcagcttctttaaaaaaaacaacaccaaaacaaacaaatatatgTAATCAGTAGAAAATCAAGATTGTTAGCAGGTTGAATAGGGCAATAATACAGTAGAGAACAGATTATCAGGAACTCCGCTAACCAGCACAAATTGCTGGAAATTCTCACAGTGATGAAGGACAACTTATTTggttgtttgtgggctctgctgtgcttaaagaaaacctgtactgaaaataaaagtcaaaataagcatacacaagtcatacttaccttccatgtagtctactcctcagtgtctttctcctgtcccgcgtcctatttgttcactatgatcaagggaattttccgtcctccattttgaaaatagccattaccccataacagctttctggtcagcacacagttaaactgtaacatcgcccacttgagccatagggaaacatggacattacctggtacatccgttttcctctcagctataactgacagcaactgatattttactgacagcaactgatatatttcagatctgacaaaatattgtcagaactggatgggattattgtcagaagaaaatggtgagcttctgagaggaactgatggcaaggtaactatgcagtgttcatttgaagttacctcatgtgtttattttaaatatttttactcagtacaggttctctttaaagactggaTTCCCCAGCACCACTAAGGTTaatattagagtgtaagctcgccATAAGAGTGTAagttcgcaagggcagggtcatcctaatgtttactgctttgtaacaatatttgcgcTGCTTGGaattctgctgtacatttgttagttgtatctctgTTCCCCTTTTCGTCTTAttatgctttgtaaagcgctgcggaatatgttggtgctatataaataaaaaataataataatatactttcAATCACCGTATTTTACCAttgaatacagagttcatggtaggtATATAGAGTGGGGCATATTtcgtgtattagctaggcctatttttaacattgattcTCAATCAACCGGAgagcacacttatctggcatcagccaatcccaaaCGGTGCcagataaccaagactctactgtatttcTGATGGCTGGAACTCACACACAGTAGTAAATCCAATGAAAGGGATGCTTCTGTTGTTAAATGCTGCACTTTAAAGTGCTGTCTGTGAAGGGATGTTCATATCTGGTTGGTCCACCACACACAATTCTATTGTTTCCCCATATAAATGGGTACCCATCATGCTTTAGCTTTAAAGAGTCACAAGGGCTAGTGGTAAAGtaatataaacatacatatatactgctaaaaaaaaaaagggaacactTTGACTTAcattgtgttccctttattttttttttgagcagtatATTTTGAATTTCCATGGTTTATCAATAAATTGTAGTGTCAAAATTGACATTTCCACAAAAGAATACATGTTTGACCATGAATGAGTGTATGAATGTGAGGTGATGCATACTTACGATAGACAGTAAGGGTAATAGTGTCATGGACTAATGACTCTGGATAAGTTAGCTGCAAAGTGTATTTTCCACTGTAATTCATCAGGAGGTTGGTGATAACCAATGACCCATCGTCTTTTACGGTTTCTCGCCCGGTGTATTCATCATATGTTTCAGGCTTGGATTTTGGTTTAAGATCATATGTAACAATATTATTCTCATAAAATGTATTGTCTCCTCTGTACCAGTTAATTGCATAGATGTCTTGACTTGCTTTCACAACAAATGTGACGTTTCCTCCTACAGTGGGCCTCTTTGGTTGTACACTGATTTGTATTTGGCACATGCCGAACCTCATCTGGATAACCATGAGCACTAAGAATGGAGAAAACagaattttatttaaataataatgGTCATTTTTGGTTGGTTAATATGGTTGACATGCTCTGTATATTTCTTTCtgtgtatatatttttacttCACATGAAGCAAGAGAAGTCCCTAATTAaaacaagaaacaaaacaaatctgGAAGACTTTTTTTAGTGTTGAATCAATTGAAAAAGGTTTAGAATTTATTTCAGGTTATTATTAATGCCACGTGCTACAGAGGTTTACGCTCACTTTCTTATCCAAAGACACAACACAACGAAAGAGTGGAAAAATGCCACCCTGCACAGTCATAGCTGAAACAGGTACAAGAGGTAACTAACTAATCCAGACCCCAGAGACAATACACAGGGCAGAAAATGTCTGCAACAGGGATATACTGTAGAGCAAAGTACCAACCTGACAGAAGTTCTATACTTTCCCTGTgctatttttagcaaaaagaacaAAAATGTTTTAACTTGACTTCTACTTTAAATAAACAAAGAAACATGCACTTCCATTCCTGGTCTTGGTGTCAGAATCATCTCTTCATTCACTTCTTAGTAAGTCACTGATCCAGAATAAATAAGTAGGTTAGGAGTGCTGACCTCGCTAACTGTAAACCTGTTTCACTCAGTGACTCAGACATCTTCATAATGGATCCACCTTTCCATCTCAGTCCTTCTTGGTATTTCTAAAAGGTAGCAGTgagtatttccaaataatatgttTGAAAATTACTGTAACCAAACATTAATATAGGTCTCACATcatctgcagtactttatacagtatattgaaGCCAATAGCTGTCCCTTTAAAgatgcagggtcagccatactatgccaggaaaaaaaaacatatataagtagataaatacttgatctacttacataacagatgtattgtactgtccacattttgatttcagtgaattttatatagtaaataaagagaattctgttcctggcaattTCCATTATTTATTCCCTCTGACTGATgccaaatcctgatgtaatttcctcccttacttttttttcctcctacaaTCTGCAGTGTCATCTCTTGCTTGCTTTCTAAACACACGTGCGCACAGTATCAGGTTtcagcctcagcctgtcacactgaactgctctcagccaatcagtgaggagtagGAATGTGGGAGAGGAGATGACAAGTTTTCTCCTCGGCAATGGTGATAGAATAGAGCCTGGCTGACTAAGATCAGATGTATTACTAcacaaacatttctgaatagattggagtgcttgcaatgcagggtgaggtatcaggctgcacaatgaacacagagcacaggttaagtggaatttgattttatggctgacaatccatctttagaggagctcacaatctaatccctaatcaTAGTCATATATCCGTGACGTAGCCTAAGGCCAGTTTTGGGAAGGAGCTATCTGGGCCCAATACTGTAAAGCATTATCGCTAGCGGCGAGGCTATGGAAGAGAGAGGAGGGCCAATGGTGTTGTACACAATGGAGCAGCACAAGGTAGGTCAgaaaaaaaagtaggtaaaaaagtgctgtcagcattttcttgcttgctggtggtttaaaaggcattttattgagggTCCTTATTAAATACACTttctttcctaagttttctcctggaagAAAaggtttca contains:
- the LOC137547152 gene encoding carcinoembryonic antigen-related cell adhesion molecule 3-like, which produces MLYKACWLTEKKWLILILVLMVIQMRFGMCQIQISVQPKRPTVGGNVTFVVKASQDIYAINWYRGDNTFYENNIVTYDLKPKSKPETYDEYTGRETVKDDGSLVITNLLMNYSGKYTLQLTYPESLVHDTITLTVYQAEATPTPSKAATSTSVDATDGEVYSTTADNEVNKESRATLRVGVVIGLVVGIITGCILAGVLLFMGIRRRGRKHFQEPVYEDIVNPYERQQRGGLPHPTVPIYYNSSVYQNDTDGNHKHQYANEAERSPESQYTELTKTDQTSVYLDLHRSDN